Part of the Limihaloglobus sulfuriphilus genome is shown below.
GTTTCGGCACAGAGGGGGTTCTGATTTATCTCTTTGGAGAAAAGGCAAGAGGGTTCATAGAGAAACACTTTAACACAGTAACTGTTTTTGTTATAATACTTCTGATACTTGCCGCGGCTGTCATTAAACATTTTCGCGGCGGTTGATAATATGTAGTTACTATTTATCAGGAGAGCTGCCATGCTAACAGAAAACAGTAAGCGTATTCTTCTCAAAGCGGCCAAAGAAGCTGTCATTTCTGCTGTAAACGGCGATAAATTCAACCGGATTGAGACGAACGAGCCCGAGCTGCTTGAAAAATGCGGTTGTTTTGTAACTATTAAGAATAAAGGACGTTTACGGGGGTGTCTTGGTGTTTTTACTGCATCAAAACCATTGATTGATATGGTTACTGAAATGGCGGCATCATCGGCAACAAACGACCCGAGATTCTACAACGACCCAATAACACCCGAGGAGCTGGAAGAGCTTGATATCGAGATTTCAGTGCTCTCACCTTTGAGGCAAACTGACGACCCCGCTTCACTGAGGATAGGGCAGGAAGGAATATATATCCGACGCGGCATGAGGAGCGGCTGTTTTCTGCCGCAAGTTGCAGAAGAGACCGGATGGAGCGTAGAGGAGTTTCTTGGAAATTGCTGCACGGGCAAGGCAGGACTTGATTATTATTCATGGAAAGATCCAGATACAAAAGTATATCTCTTTACGGTAGAGATAGTTAAAGACAGTTTTAAGTAATTCTTCCGCAAAAACGCACCTCGTAAAATTACTGGTTTTTAATTTTTTTTAAAACAATGCTTGCATCGCCGCGTAAT
Proteins encoded:
- the amrA gene encoding AmmeMemoRadiSam system protein A is translated as MLTENSKRILLKAAKEAVISAVNGDKFNRIETNEPELLEKCGCFVTIKNKGRLRGCLGVFTASKPLIDMVTEMAASSATNDPRFYNDPITPEELEELDIEISVLSPLRQTDDPASLRIGQEGIYIRRGMRSGCFLPQVAEETGWSVEEFLGNCCTGKAGLDYYSWKDPDTKVYLFTVEIVKDSFK